The following are encoded together in the Nocardioides thalensis genome:
- a CDS encoding MFS transporter — MTGTPGIADLGPLNRAKEQKAWFFTDWAVSAFQTTVAGVLFAPYLISVAEQAACGFVSDSDKGLDCDGTISLLGLDIAPGALPSYVITFSTILGAILYPLIGALADRTARKPDLLAGFAWVGATATALLFFLNGENWLFGSIVFIIANLAGGASMVINDSILPLISEEHERDRASSIGWAYGYAGGGLLLAANFAVVTFHDSLGMSTEMAVRVSMLSGAVWWAAFTVIPWLGIKRRPPRAVEAVEGGLVARSFGQLGATLKDLRNYPVALSFLLAYLFFNDGIQTVIASAATFGEKELGFETGTVLAVYLVVQFVAVGGAVAFGRAARTFGAKHVVLAGLGFWMLILATALVVPSDNFAAFLLLGVAIGIVLGGTQALARSYFSLFIPAGKEAEYFSLYHAMDRGTSWLGTLTFGLVYQFTDSYRPAIFALVVFFVIGGLLLMRVDTAKGIEQAKTPR, encoded by the coding sequence ATGACGGGGACACCGGGGATCGCGGATCTCGGACCACTCAACCGCGCCAAGGAGCAGAAGGCGTGGTTCTTCACGGACTGGGCCGTCTCGGCGTTCCAGACGACCGTCGCGGGCGTGCTGTTCGCGCCGTACCTGATCTCGGTGGCGGAGCAGGCCGCGTGCGGGTTCGTCAGCGACAGCGACAAGGGTCTCGACTGCGACGGCACGATCTCGCTCCTCGGGCTCGACATCGCACCGGGGGCGCTGCCGTCGTACGTCATCACGTTCTCCACGATCCTCGGCGCGATCCTGTACCCGCTGATCGGCGCGCTCGCCGACCGCACCGCCCGCAAGCCCGACCTGCTCGCCGGGTTCGCGTGGGTCGGCGCCACCGCGACCGCGCTGCTGTTCTTCCTCAACGGCGAGAACTGGCTGTTCGGCTCGATCGTGTTCATCATCGCCAACCTCGCCGGCGGCGCGTCGATGGTGATCAACGACTCGATCCTGCCGTTGATCTCCGAGGAGCACGAGCGGGACCGCGCCTCGTCGATCGGCTGGGCCTACGGGTACGCCGGCGGCGGGCTCCTGCTCGCGGCCAACTTCGCCGTCGTGACGTTCCACGACAGCCTCGGCATGTCGACCGAGATGGCGGTGCGGGTGAGCATGCTCTCCGGCGCCGTGTGGTGGGCGGCGTTCACCGTCATCCCCTGGCTCGGCATCAAGCGACGGCCGCCGCGAGCCGTCGAGGCGGTCGAGGGCGGCCTCGTCGCCCGGTCGTTCGGGCAGCTCGGCGCCACGCTGAAGGACCTGCGCAACTACCCCGTGGCCCTGTCGTTCCTGCTCGCCTACCTGTTCTTCAACGACGGCATCCAGACCGTCATCGCCTCGGCCGCGACGTTCGGCGAGAAGGAGCTGGGCTTCGAGACGGGCACCGTGCTCGCGGTCTACCTGGTGGTGCAGTTCGTGGCCGTCGGCGGTGCGGTCGCGTTCGGCCGGGCGGCGCGGACCTTCGGGGCCAAGCACGTGGTGCTCGCCGGGCTGGGATTCTGGATGCTGATCCTCGCCACCGCCCTCGTCGTCCCGTCCGACAACTTCGCGGCGTTCCTGTTGCTCGGTGTCGCCATCGGCATCGTCCTGGGCGGCACCCAGGCGCTCGCGCGGTCCTACTTCTCGCTCTTCATCCCGGCCGGGAAGGAGGCGGAGTACTTCAGCCTCTACCACGCCATGGACCGCGGGACGTCGTGGCTGGGCACCCTCACGTTCGGCCTGGTCTACCAGTTCACCGACTCCTACCGGCCGGCGATCTTCGCCCTGGTGGTGTTCTTCGTCATAGGCGGGCTGCTGCTGATGCGGGTGGACACCGCGAAGGGCATCGAGCAGGCGAAAACTCCCCGATGA
- a CDS encoding glycerophosphodiester phosphodiesterase gives MAYLQDGRVLAFAHRGGAYHPEIEGLENTLTAFRHAVALGYDYLETDVHTTRDGVLLAFHDDVLDRVTDRVGSVCDLDLADIREARIGGREQVPTLLELVEAFPDVSFNVDIKSEGAVDVLAAFVAEHDLWDRMLVGSFSPARIARFRRLTGGRVPTAAQPWEIVAFRLAPTAGVARWVADRVGAGFDAFQVPHRRKGLRVVTPGFVRRAHAAGKPVHVWTIDDPDEMVELLERGVDGLFTDRTDLLKDVLVARGLWH, from the coding sequence GTGGCCTACCTGCAGGACGGCCGGGTGCTCGCGTTCGCCCACCGCGGCGGCGCCTACCACCCCGAGATCGAGGGCCTCGAGAACACGCTGACGGCGTTCCGGCACGCCGTGGCGCTCGGCTACGACTACCTCGAGACCGACGTCCACACGACGCGTGACGGCGTGCTGCTCGCGTTCCACGACGACGTGCTCGACCGGGTGACCGACCGGGTCGGGTCGGTCTGCGACCTGGACCTGGCCGACATCCGGGAGGCCCGGATCGGCGGGCGGGAGCAGGTCCCGACCCTGCTGGAGCTGGTCGAGGCGTTCCCCGACGTGTCCTTCAACGTCGACATCAAGTCCGAGGGCGCCGTGGACGTGCTCGCGGCGTTCGTCGCCGAGCACGACCTGTGGGACCGGATGCTCGTCGGGTCCTTCTCCCCCGCCCGGATCGCCCGGTTCCGGCGCCTCACCGGCGGCCGGGTGCCGACAGCCGCGCAGCCGTGGGAGATCGTCGCGTTCCGGCTCGCGCCGACCGCGGGTGTCGCGCGCTGGGTGGCCGACCGGGTCGGCGCGGGCTTCGACGCGTTCCAGGTGCCGCACCGCCGCAAGGGGCTGCGGGTCGTGACGCCCGGATTCGTGCGGCGCGCGCACGCGGCGGGCAAGCCCGTGCACGTGTGGACGATCGACGACCCCGACGAGATGGTCGAGCTGCTCGAGCGCGGCGTCGACGGGCTCTTCACCGACCGCACCGACCTGCTGAAGGATGTGCTCGTCGCACGAGGCCTCTGGCACTAG
- a CDS encoding helix-turn-helix domain-containing protein, protein MTIHLADTSGDADYKGRIGNLIRDARKHRGLTQLQLAERLGTSQSAINRIEKGHQNLSLEMLARIGAALDSEIVALGAGPTHLRVKGPTTLSGSIDVKTSKNAGVALLCASLLNRGRTTLRKVARIEEVNRLLEVLNSLGVQTRWINHDNDLEIVPPRDLDLSQIDAAAARRTRSVIMFLGPLLHRADDTFELPYAGGCNLGTRTVEPHLSALRPFGLDVKATDGWYHAQANRTVQPGRPIVLTERGDTVTENALMAAALHPGTTVIRNASSNYMVQDLCFYLQELGVEIEGVGTTTLTVTGREEIDVDVDYSPSEDPIEAMSLLAAAIVTRSSITIRRAPIEFLEIELAMLEEMGFRYERSEEYVAANGHTRLVDLVTHPSDLVAPRDKIHPMPFPGLNIDNLPFFAVIAATAHGQTYIHDWVYDNRAIYLTDLNKLGGRVTLLDPHRVQIEGPTSWTGAELMCPPALRPAVVVLLAMLASKGTSVLRGTYVIHRGYEDLAERLSSLGADIETFRDI, encoded by the coding sequence ATGACGATCCACCTCGCCGACACCTCGGGCGATGCCGACTACAAGGGTCGGATCGGGAACCTCATCCGCGACGCCCGCAAGCACCGCGGGCTGACCCAGCTGCAGCTGGCCGAGCGCCTCGGCACCAGCCAGAGCGCGATCAACCGCATCGAGAAGGGGCACCAGAACCTGTCCCTGGAGATGCTGGCGCGCATCGGGGCCGCCCTCGACTCCGAGATCGTGGCGCTCGGGGCCGGGCCGACACACCTGCGGGTCAAAGGACCCACCACGCTCTCGGGCAGCATCGACGTGAAGACGTCCAAGAACGCCGGGGTCGCCCTGCTCTGCGCCTCGCTGCTCAACCGCGGCCGCACGACGCTCCGCAAGGTGGCCCGGATCGAGGAGGTCAACCGGCTGCTCGAGGTGCTCAACAGCCTCGGCGTGCAGACCCGGTGGATCAACCACGACAACGACCTCGAGATCGTGCCGCCGCGCGACCTCGACCTGTCGCAGATCGACGCCGCCGCGGCGCGGCGTACCCGCTCGGTCATCATGTTCCTCGGCCCTCTCCTGCACCGGGCCGACGACACCTTCGAGCTGCCGTACGCCGGTGGCTGCAACCTGGGCACGCGGACCGTGGAGCCGCACCTGTCCGCGCTGCGTCCGTTCGGACTCGACGTGAAGGCGACCGACGGCTGGTACCACGCCCAGGCCAACCGCACCGTCCAGCCGGGGCGCCCGATCGTGCTGACCGAGCGCGGCGACACGGTCACCGAGAACGCGCTGATGGCCGCCGCGCTGCACCCGGGCACGACGGTGATCCGCAACGCGTCGTCCAACTACATGGTCCAGGACCTGTGCTTCTACCTCCAGGAGCTCGGCGTCGAGATCGAGGGCGTCGGCACCACGACGCTGACGGTCACCGGGCGCGAGGAGATCGACGTCGACGTCGACTACTCCCCGAGCGAGGACCCGATCGAGGCGATGTCGCTGCTCGCGGCCGCGATCGTCACCCGCTCCTCCATCACCATCCGGCGCGCGCCGATCGAGTTCCTCGAGATCGAGCTCGCGATGCTCGAAGAGATGGGCTTCCGCTACGAGCGCTCCGAGGAGTACGTCGCCGCGAACGGGCACACGCGGCTCGTCGACCTCGTGACGCACCCCTCCGACCTGGTCGCGCCCCGCGACAAGATCCACCCGATGCCGTTCCCGGGGCTCAACATCGACAACCTGCCGTTCTTCGCGGTGATCGCGGCGACCGCGCACGGGCAGACCTACATCCACGACTGGGTCTACGACAACCGGGCGATCTACCTCACCGACCTCAACAAGCTGGGCGGCCGGGTCACCCTGCTCGACCCGCACCGGGTGCAGATCGAGGGCCCGACGTCCTGGACGGGTGCCGAGCTGATGTGCCCGCCCGCGCTCCGTCCCGCGGTGGTCGTGCTGCTGGCGATGCTCGCGAGCAAGGGCACCTCGGTGCTCCGCGGCACCTACGTCATCCACCGCGGCTACGAGGACCTGGCCGAGCGGCTGAGCTCGCTGGGCGCCGACATCGAGACGTTCCGCGACATCTGA
- a CDS encoding zinc-dependent alcohol dehydrogenase family protein codes for MRATTIHGPRDIRFEEVPDPEIKRPTDAIVKVVAGCVCGSDLWPYRGENPIRRGATIGHECVGVVEEVGGEVRDFKPGDFVIVPFCHCDNTCAHCRAGVQSACTNLGVTTSGQGEYALVGQADGSLVATDGVPDAALLPSLLSLSDVMPTGWHAAVSARVREGGTAVVVGDGAVGLCGVLAASVMGAETIVAMSRHEPRQQLAKEFGATHVVASRGREGAQEVKEVLGGIGADAVLECVGTDEAMGTAISVARPGAMVGFVGVPHGIELPVRRMFDRNVGVQGGMAPVRRYLPELLALVQDGRIDPGKVFDLTLPMAEVADAYRAMDERRAIKVMLSSAS; via the coding sequence ATGCGCGCCACCACCATCCACGGCCCCCGGGACATCCGTTTCGAGGAGGTCCCCGACCCCGAGATCAAGCGTCCGACGGACGCGATCGTCAAGGTGGTCGCCGGCTGCGTGTGCGGCTCCGACCTCTGGCCCTACCGCGGCGAGAACCCGATCCGCCGCGGCGCCACCATCGGCCACGAGTGCGTCGGCGTGGTCGAGGAGGTCGGGGGAGAGGTCCGCGACTTCAAGCCGGGCGACTTCGTGATCGTGCCGTTCTGCCACTGCGACAACACCTGCGCCCACTGCCGCGCCGGCGTGCAGTCGGCCTGCACCAACCTCGGCGTGACGACCAGCGGCCAGGGCGAGTACGCGCTGGTCGGCCAGGCCGACGGCTCCCTGGTCGCCACCGACGGCGTGCCCGACGCGGCACTGCTCCCGTCGCTGCTGTCGCTCTCCGACGTGATGCCGACGGGCTGGCACGCCGCGGTGAGCGCGCGGGTCCGCGAGGGCGGGACCGCGGTGGTGGTCGGCGACGGCGCCGTCGGCCTCTGCGGCGTGCTCGCCGCGTCCGTGATGGGCGCCGAGACCATCGTCGCGATGTCGCGCCACGAGCCCCGACAGCAGCTGGCCAAGGAGTTCGGCGCCACCCACGTCGTCGCCTCCCGCGGCCGCGAGGGCGCTCAGGAGGTCAAGGAGGTCCTGGGCGGGATCGGCGCGGACGCGGTCCTCGAGTGCGTCGGCACCGACGAGGCCATGGGTACGGCGATCTCCGTCGCCCGCCCCGGAGCGATGGTCGGCTTCGTCGGCGTGCCGCACGGCATCGAGCTGCCCGTCCGCCGGATGTTCGACCGCAACGTCGGCGTCCAGGGCGGGATGGCACCGGTGCGCCGCTACCTCCCCGAGCTGCTCGCGCTCGTGCAGGACGGCCGCATCGACCCCGGCAAGGTCTTCGACCTGACCCTTCCGATGGCCGAGGTCGCCGACGCCTACCGCGCGATGGACGAGCGGCGGGCGATCAAGGTGATGCTCAGTTCAGCGAGCTGA
- a CDS encoding META domain-containing protein, giving the protein MIKLAPLAPLATAGAAVLALSVLAGCGGADSDSATDDSGANIGAADVSMADLEGLTFEASTPDALDSAKQSLVEGSPITVGFENSNLSASAGCNGLGGKVAVDGGTLDVEGGLVGTEMACGDAVMAQERWLSDFLTSAPEISLDGDTLTLSGDDGTLTLVAVEGGEAPADPDEPDDGVSSLN; this is encoded by the coding sequence ATGATCAAGCTCGCTCCCCTGGCCCCCCTCGCCACTGCCGGCGCCGCGGTCCTCGCGCTCTCGGTGCTCGCTGGGTGCGGTGGGGCCGACTCCGACAGCGCCACCGACGACAGCGGTGCGAACATCGGGGCCGCCGACGTCAGCATGGCCGACCTGGAGGGCCTGACGTTCGAGGCGTCGACCCCCGACGCGCTCGACTCCGCGAAGCAGTCCCTGGTCGAGGGCAGCCCGATCACGGTCGGCTTCGAGAACTCCAACCTGTCGGCCAGCGCGGGCTGCAACGGCCTGGGCGGCAAGGTCGCGGTCGACGGCGGGACGCTCGACGTCGAGGGCGGCCTGGTCGGCACCGAGATGGCGTGCGGCGACGCGGTCATGGCCCAGGAGCGCTGGCTCAGCGACTTCCTGACCAGCGCCCCCGAGATCTCGCTGGACGGCGACACGCTGACCCTCAGCGGTGACGACGGCACCCTCACGCTGGTGGCGGTGGAGGGCGGCGAGGCGCCCGCCGACCCGGACGAGCCCGACGACGGCGTCAGCTCGCTGAACTGA
- a CDS encoding tryptophan 2,3-dioxygenase, with protein MSIEDGVRPFEEGVRTDFEGRMSYAGYLDLDRLLSAQHPLSDPAHHDELLFIIQHQTTELWLKLIVHELRAARAFLDDDELSRARKSLARVKHILHSMTDQWSVLATLTPSEYAEFRGVLGSSSGFQSAQYRAVEFLLGNKHGRMLEVFRSDAKAHALLSELLDSPTVYDAFLRLVARRGLAVPAEVLERDVSAAWVEHPELVQVFREVYSDTTTHWELYETSEDLVDLEDAFQLWRFRHLRTVQRTIGFKTGTGGSSGVAFLRRALDLTFFPELISVRTEIGA; from the coding sequence GTGTCGATCGAAGACGGCGTCCGGCCGTTCGAGGAGGGCGTGCGCACCGACTTCGAGGGGCGGATGTCCTACGCGGGCTACCTGGACCTGGACCGCCTGCTGTCCGCGCAGCACCCACTGAGCGACCCGGCGCACCACGACGAGCTGCTGTTCATCATCCAGCACCAGACGACCGAGCTCTGGCTGAAGCTGATCGTCCACGAGCTCCGCGCCGCGCGGGCGTTCCTCGACGACGACGAGCTGTCCCGCGCGCGCAAGAGCCTGGCGCGGGTCAAGCACATCCTCCACTCGATGACCGACCAGTGGTCGGTGCTGGCGACCCTCACGCCCAGTGAGTACGCCGAGTTCCGCGGCGTGCTGGGCTCGTCGTCCGGCTTCCAGTCCGCCCAGTACCGCGCGGTCGAGTTCCTGCTCGGCAACAAGCACGGCCGGATGCTCGAGGTGTTCCGCTCGGACGCGAAGGCCCACGCCCTGCTGTCCGAGCTGCTCGACAGCCCGACCGTCTACGACGCGTTCCTCCGGCTGGTCGCGCGGCGCGGCCTCGCCGTCCCGGCGGAGGTGCTCGAGCGCGATGTGAGCGCGGCCTGGGTCGAGCACCCGGAGCTGGTGCAGGTCTTCCGGGAGGTCTACTCCGACACCACCACGCACTGGGAGCTCTACGAGACGTCCGAGGACCTCGTCGACCTCGAGGACGCGTTCCAGCTGTGGCGGTTCCGGCACCTGCGCACGGTGCAGCGCACGATCGGGTTCAAGACCGGCACCGGCGGCTCCTCCGGCGTGGCCTTCCTCCGGCGTGCGCTCGACCTGACGTTCTTTCCCGAGCTGATCTCGGTGCGGACCGAGATCGGCGCCTGA
- a CDS encoding kynureninase: MSDLGRRAEELDAADPLAAYRDAFVTTPGVVAYLDGNSLGRPLRATGERLARFVAEDWGDRLIRHWDEGWMDAPTELGDLLARTTLGAAPGQTVVADSTTVLLYKLVRAAVDARPGRGEIVVDTGNFPTDRFVAEGVAAERGLTLRWIDPDPLAGVTVDDVRAVVGPGTALVLLSHVAYRSGAIADLRAITDVVHEAGALVLWDLCHSVGALELGLDDDGVDLAVGCTYKYLNGGPGAPAFAYVAEALQPSLHQPIQGWMGAADPFAMGPRYEPAKGIRQLVSGTPPIVGMLPVRDMLALIGEAGMPALRRKSEALTAYAVEVADELLLPLGARLASPREPAARGSHITLDHADFQRATAELWRRGVIPDFRPPDGLRIGLSPLSTGFAEVLAGLTAVREVLEGGSRGD, from the coding sequence ATGTCCGACCTGGGACGCCGGGCCGAGGAGCTCGACGCGGCCGATCCGCTGGCGGCGTACCGCGACGCGTTCGTCACCACGCCCGGCGTGGTCGCCTACCTCGACGGAAACTCGCTGGGCCGCCCTCTCCGCGCCACCGGCGAGCGGCTCGCCCGGTTCGTGGCGGAGGACTGGGGCGACCGGCTGATCCGGCACTGGGACGAGGGCTGGATGGACGCGCCCACCGAGCTGGGTGACCTGCTCGCGCGCACCACGCTCGGCGCGGCGCCCGGCCAGACGGTCGTGGCGGACTCGACCACGGTGCTGCTCTACAAGCTGGTCCGTGCGGCGGTCGACGCGCGGCCCGGCCGCGGCGAGATCGTCGTCGACACCGGCAACTTCCCGACCGACCGGTTCGTCGCGGAGGGCGTCGCGGCCGAGCGCGGGCTGACCCTCCGATGGATCGACCCGGACCCGCTCGCGGGCGTCACCGTCGACGACGTGCGCGCGGTCGTCGGGCCCGGCACGGCGCTCGTGCTGCTCAGCCACGTCGCCTACCGCTCCGGAGCGATCGCCGACCTGCGCGCGATCACCGACGTCGTGCACGAGGCCGGCGCACTGGTCCTGTGGGACCTCTGCCACTCCGTCGGAGCCCTCGAGCTGGGCCTCGACGACGACGGCGTGGACCTCGCCGTGGGCTGCACCTACAAGTACCTCAACGGCGGGCCGGGCGCCCCGGCGTTCGCCTACGTCGCCGAGGCGCTCCAACCGAGCCTCCACCAGCCGATCCAGGGGTGGATGGGAGCGGCCGACCCGTTCGCGATGGGGCCCCGCTACGAGCCGGCGAAGGGGATCCGCCAGCTGGTGAGCGGCACGCCGCCGATCGTCGGGATGCTCCCGGTGCGCGACATGCTCGCCCTGATCGGCGAGGCCGGGATGCCGGCGCTCCGGCGCAAGTCCGAGGCGCTGACGGCGTACGCCGTCGAGGTCGCCGACGAGCTGCTGCTGCCGCTCGGTGCCCGACTCGCGTCACCGAGGGAGCCGGCGGCGCGGGGCAGCCACATCACGCTCGACCACGCCGACTTCCAGCGCGCGACGGCCGAGCTGTGGCGGCGTGGCGTGATTCCGGACTTCCGGCCTCCGGACGGGCTGCGGATCGGGCTGTCCCCGCTGAGCACCGGCTTCGCCGAGGTCCTCGCCGGGCTGACGGCCGTGCGCGAGGTGCTGGAGGGTGGGTCGCGGGGCGACTAG
- a CDS encoding FAD-binding oxidoreductase: MTGTTELAELIEALPPGCVITDPDGMAGYRWDRARDPGAGVPLAVVRATSTEDVQAVMRYAAAHHVPVVPRGAGTGLSGGASAVEGCIVLSTERMRRIEVDPATRTCVVEPGLLNAEVKGAVAEHGLWYPPDPSSYEICSIGGNIATNAGGLCCVKYGVTTDYVLGLTVVLADGTAVELGGPRLKDVAGLSLTKLFVGSEGTLGVITRVVLRLLPQPRPPHTLVASFPSLAAATSTVVAVTRAMRPSMLELMDRASINAVEDHARMGLDRDAEALLVIQSDESPSTAAEEVARIAATCEQNGASEVFATDDPAEGASFVAARRMVIPAVERRGSLLLEDVGVPVPQLGALVDGIARIAAEREVEIPVIAHAGDGNTHPLVVFDPTDAAHTARAEAAYDEIMRLAIGLGGTITGEHGVGRLKRPWLGDYLGPDALALNRRIKAALDPDGILNPGALL; this comes from the coding sequence GTGACGGGCACCACCGAGCTCGCGGAACTGATCGAGGCGCTGCCCCCGGGTTGCGTGATCACCGACCCCGACGGCATGGCCGGCTACCGCTGGGACCGTGCCCGCGACCCGGGTGCCGGCGTGCCCCTCGCGGTCGTGCGGGCGACCAGTACCGAGGACGTCCAGGCCGTGATGCGGTACGCCGCCGCGCACCACGTGCCCGTCGTACCCCGCGGCGCCGGCACCGGCCTGTCCGGCGGGGCGTCCGCCGTCGAGGGCTGCATCGTGCTCTCCACGGAGCGGATGCGCCGGATCGAGGTGGACCCGGCGACCCGAACGTGCGTCGTCGAGCCGGGCCTGCTCAACGCCGAGGTCAAGGGCGCGGTCGCCGAGCACGGCCTCTGGTATCCCCCGGACCCCTCGTCCTACGAGATCTGCTCGATCGGTGGCAACATCGCGACGAACGCCGGCGGCCTCTGCTGCGTGAAGTACGGCGTGACGACCGACTACGTGCTCGGCCTGACCGTCGTCCTCGCCGACGGGACCGCTGTCGAGCTCGGCGGCCCGCGGCTGAAGGACGTCGCCGGCCTGTCGTTGACGAAGCTCTTCGTCGGGAGCGAGGGCACGCTCGGCGTCATCACGCGCGTCGTGCTGCGCCTGCTCCCGCAGCCGCGGCCGCCGCACACGCTCGTGGCCTCGTTCCCGAGTCTCGCCGCGGCCACGTCGACCGTCGTCGCGGTCACCCGGGCGATGCGCCCCTCGATGCTCGAGCTCATGGACCGCGCATCGATCAACGCCGTCGAGGACCACGCCCGGATGGGGCTGGACCGCGACGCCGAGGCGCTGCTGGTCATCCAGTCCGACGAGTCGCCCTCGACGGCGGCGGAGGAGGTCGCCCGCATCGCCGCGACCTGCGAGCAGAACGGGGCGTCCGAGGTGTTCGCCACCGACGACCCGGCCGAGGGTGCCTCGTTCGTCGCCGCGCGCCGGATGGTGATCCCGGCCGTCGAGCGTCGCGGATCGCTGCTGCTCGAGGACGTCGGCGTGCCGGTGCCCCAGCTGGGCGCGTTGGTCGACGGGATCGCGCGGATCGCCGCGGAGCGCGAGGTCGAGATCCCGGTGATCGCGCACGCCGGCGACGGCAACACGCACCCGCTGGTGGTGTTCGACCCCACCGATGCGGCACACACGGCGAGGGCGGAGGCGGCGTACGACGAGATCATGCGGCTGGCCATCGGGCTCGGCGGCACGATCACCGGCGAGCACGGCGTCGGGAGGCTGAAGCGGCCGTGGCTGGGCGACTACCTCGGCCCGGACGCCCTAGCGCTCAACCGGCGCATCAAGGCCGCGCTCGACCCGGACGGGATCCTCAACCCCGGCGCCCTTCTCTAG
- a CDS encoding FAD-dependent oxidoreductase: protein MTEAQTPPSPLEPDYDVVVVGSGGGALTGAALAARAGLRTLVLERTPLIGGTSAYSGGACWLPGSAVQQRAGLPDSTEGARSYLGAVLDHPDPAKVEALLAHAPELVAELEADPLMDFEWIPFSEYYDAPGRVPMGRSIQPVPIRRDELDPAVAALVRPPVERDRVGAPGRSTLSGGQALIARLAAIVVREGGTIATGHHVTGLARNADRRVDRVRAHGPDGPVEVRAIRGVLVAAGGFEGSAERRKQRGTPGRAEWTMAPRGTNTGEVIDAAVAVGAATDYSGEGWFCPGLEHPDGSGSFTLGFRGGLMVDQHARRYGNECLPYDRFGRLMAAAPERIPSWFVFDDREGGRLPAIAMPEGEASDHLAAGTWVRADTVEGLAEAAGLDAAALTATVERFNRFAAAGTDDDFRRGDDEYDTFFAGSGSPNKALVPVDRPPFYAARFVLSDLGTKGGLVTDASGRVVDDDGSPIPGLYAASNSTASVFGSAYPGPGAPLGAAMTFASLAVRDMRS, encoded by the coding sequence GTGACCGAGGCGCAGACTCCTCCCTCGCCGCTCGAGCCGGACTACGACGTCGTCGTCGTCGGGTCCGGTGGCGGAGCCCTCACCGGCGCCGCGCTCGCCGCCAGGGCCGGGCTCCGCACCCTCGTCCTCGAGCGGACGCCACTGATCGGTGGCACGTCCGCCTACTCGGGCGGCGCCTGCTGGCTCCCCGGCAGCGCCGTGCAGCAGCGAGCCGGCCTGCCCGACTCGACGGAGGGCGCGCGCAGCTATCTCGGCGCGGTGCTCGACCATCCCGACCCCGCGAAGGTCGAGGCTCTGCTGGCGCACGCGCCCGAGCTGGTCGCCGAGCTCGAGGCCGACCCGCTCATGGACTTCGAGTGGATCCCGTTCTCGGAGTACTACGACGCGCCCGGCCGGGTGCCGATGGGGCGCTCGATCCAGCCGGTGCCGATCCGTCGTGACGAGCTCGACCCCGCCGTCGCGGCTCTGGTGCGCCCACCGGTCGAGCGCGACCGGGTCGGCGCTCCCGGCCGGTCGACGCTGTCCGGTGGCCAGGCGCTGATCGCACGTCTCGCGGCGATCGTCGTGCGCGAGGGCGGCACGATCGCGACGGGCCACCACGTCACGGGCCTCGCTCGCAACGCCGACCGACGCGTCGACCGAGTGCGGGCCCACGGCCCCGACGGGCCGGTCGAGGTCCGCGCCATCCGCGGCGTCCTGGTGGCGGCGGGCGGCTTCGAGGGCAGCGCCGAGCGCCGCAAGCAGCGCGGCACACCGGGGCGGGCGGAGTGGACGATGGCGCCGCGCGGCACCAACACCGGTGAGGTGATCGACGCCGCCGTCGCGGTCGGCGCCGCGACCGACTACTCCGGCGAGGGCTGGTTCTGCCCCGGCCTCGAGCATCCCGACGGGAGCGGCTCGTTCACGCTCGGCTTCCGCGGCGGTCTGATGGTCGACCAGCACGCGCGGCGCTACGGCAACGAGTGCCTGCCCTACGACCGGTTCGGCCGGCTGATGGCCGCGGCCCCGGAGCGGATCCCGTCCTGGTTCGTGTTCGACGACCGGGAGGGCGGCCGCCTCCCGGCGATCGCGATGCCCGAGGGCGAGGCGTCCGACCACCTGGCAGCGGGCACCTGGGTGCGGGCCGACACGGTCGAGGGCCTCGCAGAGGCCGCGGGCCTGGACGCCGCAGCGCTCACGGCCACCGTCGAGCGCTTCAACCGGTTCGCGGCCGCCGGCACCGACGACGACTTCCGCCGCGGCGACGACGAGTACGACACGTTCTTCGCCGGCTCGGGCAGCCCCAACAAGGCGCTCGTGCCCGTCGACCGGCCGCCGTTCTATGCCGCGCGGTTCGTGCTGTCCGACCTGGGCACCAAGGGCGGCCTGGTCACCGACGCGTCCGGCAGGGTGGTCGACGACGACGGCTCCCCCATCCCCGGTCTCTACGCGGCGAGCAACTCGACCGCGTCCGTGTTCGGGTCCGCCTACCCCGGGCCCGGCGCGCCGCTCGGCGCGGCCATGACGTTCGCCTCGCTCGCGGTGCGCGACATGAGATCGTGA